A segment of the Aureliella helgolandensis genome:
ACCCGCGGCCGGGGCGAAGTCTCCCGCCGGAGCGCCTCCACCAGCCTCCATCTTTGACGAGGATCTACCCGAGCTGGCCGCGATTGATCCACATCCTGTGAGACACTCGAGAGCGGAGCGTTCGAGCGCGAAAAGCGGGCCGTCCACCGAGCCGGAGGGTGATTTGTTTGGCCTGGGGAGCGAGCTCGATGCGCTGTTGCCAAAAGCGTTGCCCCCGGCAGCTGCGCCGCCACGGCACGCTGAAAACGGTTTAGAGCCTCTGTATGCGGAGGAGGCAGCCGTCGCCGATCCCGAATACCGCATCAAATGCGGTCACTGCGATACGGCCCAATACGTTCGGCTTTCTAGCAAAGGCAAGAAGATCAAATGCCCAGACTGTTTTGCGGTGTTTAGGATCCCCGGGCCACCGCCCGGTTGGAAGCCTCGGAAGGCCCATCTTGAGACTCCGCAGTGGGGCGGCGGCACTGAAATGGGGTTGGCCCCGGCTGCAGTGGTTCCGGCCGGTACCGCCCCCACGCACCAGCAGCAGGCTGCCAACATTCTGCGAAAAGCGGAGGCGGAGATGCATGAGCTGTCTGACGACGAGGTGGACAGCTTATACCGAGGCGACTTTGACAACGCTAATTTCGTTCAACGGACTTTCGGGTTTCTGAAAGATCCGGTCGCGGTGGGACAAATCGTGGGCTATGGAATCATCTTCGCGATGTTGTTTGGAGTAGCCCAGTTCGCCTTGAATTCCGAGGATTTATTCATGCAGCGAGGAATGCTGCTGCTGGTGAGTGTGGGTGGTGGGGCTATCGGAGTGCTGTTCGCGCTGCCGATGTTGAGCGGTGGACTGGCGCTGATTGAATCGGTGGCCAACGGGCAACGCAGGGTGAGCGAATGGCCTGGTTTTAATCTTTTCGACAACATCGGCGACGTTTTAGCCATTGCCGGTGCGCTCGCTGCCTCGTTGGTACCCGGCTTTTTCGTCGGATACCTGCTCGGCGGCAATGGCGAGGGTGGGGGGAGGATCATGATTACCGGCATGATGGTTACCTGTTTTGTCCTATTCCCCGTGGTGCTCATGTCGATGCTCGACAATGGCAGCCTCTTCCAACCCATTTCCCAATCGGTATTGCGGTCGTTTCGAGCGGCAGCGGATGCTTGGGGTGGTTATTTTCTAAAGTGCCTGTTTGCTTATTTCTTTGT
Coding sequences within it:
- a CDS encoding RING finger protein, translated to MPDPSDAILEFKCPKCDKRLKAGSHVAGRRVKCPSCNQPVMVPGAQPKAAVSDDQWLTLDEPAISDLPERQKHVEEVRAARPTEGKVLASKRAEQSLGESRGATVTPPAKSAMSPSGDRLAAVDRSASGDSDEYSLQPEMANSPPSQPSPPAAGAKSPAGAPPPASIFDEDLPELAAIDPHPVRHSRAERSSAKSGPSTEPEGDLFGLGSELDALLPKALPPAAAPPRHAENGLEPLYAEEAAVADPEYRIKCGHCDTAQYVRLSSKGKKIKCPDCFAVFRIPGPPPGWKPRKAHLETPQWGGGTEMGLAPAAVVPAGTAPTHQQQAANILRKAEAEMHELSDDEVDSLYRGDFDNANFVQRTFGFLKDPVAVGQIVGYGIIFAMLFGVAQFALNSEDLFMQRGMLLLVSVGGGAIGVLFALPMLSGGLALIESVANGQRRVSEWPGFNLFDNIGDVLAIAGALAASLVPGFFVGYLLGGNGEGGGRIMITGMMVTCFVLFPVVLMSMLDNGSLFQPISQSVLRSFRAAADAWGGYFLKCLFAYFFVMLLWLLLLGEGKSPILAAIAGFLLPLLVFYTCQQIGALAESISDQLSFEFAPSDESETEDS